The Spirosoma foliorum genome has a window encoding:
- a CDS encoding XisH family protein yields the protein MARDIFHPIVREALEKDGWTITHDPYSVKIMGRDYAIDLAAEQIVAAQRGMDKIAIEVKSFVSPSISYEFHTVLGQYLNYHTFMEIKEPERVLYLAVAKNVYNEFFIEEGTQLILNKFSINTIVINAESKTIEAWMLRSKPTR from the coding sequence ATGGCAAGAGATATATTTCACCCCATCGTTCGGGAAGCACTTGAAAAGGATGGGTGGACAATCACGCACGATCCATACTCAGTTAAAATTATGGGCAGAGATTATGCGATTGATTTGGCTGCCGAACAGATAGTTGCTGCCCAAAGAGGTATGGATAAGATAGCGATTGAAGTCAAAAGTTTTGTCTCCCCTTCTATCTCTTATGAATTCCACACAGTTTTGGGACAGTATTTAAATTACCATACGTTTATGGAGATAAAGGAACCCGAACGAGTTCTTTATCTTGCAGTGGCTAAAAATGTTTACAATGAGTTTTTTATTGAAGAAGGTACTCAACTAATTCTGAATAAATTTAGTATCAATACTATCGTCATTAATGCCGAATCAAAAACTATAGAAGCATGGATGCTAAGATCGAAACCTACTCGCTGA
- a CDS encoding element excision factor XisI family protein — protein sequence MDAKIETYSLIIADWLTEFVKSRNNGSDTDYELVIDPVHRHFQVMRTEWYQGSFKFRVVFHFQIKPTGKVWLLVNNTDILVTDDLIERGIPASDIVIGFLPEAMRTYSGFAVA from the coding sequence ATGGATGCTAAGATCGAAACCTACTCGCTGATTATTGCAGATTGGCTTACTGAATTTGTTAAGAGCCGCAACAATGGCTCAGACACTGATTATGAGTTAGTAATTGATCCTGTTCATCGCCATTTTCAAGTTATGCGTACAGAATGGTATCAAGGTAGTTTCAAGTTTAGAGTTGTTTTCCATTTTCAGATTAAACCAACGGGTAAAGTCTGGCTACTGGTCAATAACACGGATATTTTAGTAACAGACGACCTGATCGAACGAGGTATTCCGGCATCAGATATTGTTATTGGCTTCTTGCCAGAGGCTATGCGGACTTACTCAGGCTTTGCGGTGGCATAG